The Chryseobacterium indicum genome includes a window with the following:
- a CDS encoding tyrosine-protein phosphatase — translation MKNLIKISFLTITLLCVLSCKTQQFSTPEFGKRETGKDIQIKKVNNFRTVGNIRNIDGRTLKDGKLYRSGNLYKLKNSSFKQLENLGIREIIDLRNSKEIAKKPDHLPEGIVYKNYSAFEDKGDQLDQAKKLVLKGKVNGADADKRMHDFYKDYVTENPEIIRKIITEILESDQPVLYHCTAGKDRTGITTAMILTILKFDKETIYNDYLLSNNYREKLINKRLHLADNLHFIYPKLDIKVLEKLSWIETGYLDAAFNEINNKYGSMDRYIQEALGISENKRQEYILKFTY, via the coding sequence ATGAAAAACCTCATCAAAATATCATTCCTTACCATCACATTACTCTGTGTTTTATCCTGCAAAACACAACAATTTTCCACACCCGAATTTGGAAAAAGAGAAACTGGAAAAGATATTCAGATTAAAAAAGTCAACAATTTCAGAACGGTTGGGAACATCAGAAATATTGACGGGAGAACCCTGAAAGATGGTAAGCTGTACAGAAGCGGAAATTTATATAAACTGAAAAATTCTTCTTTTAAACAACTTGAAAATTTAGGCATCAGAGAAATTATCGATCTTCGGAATTCAAAGGAGATTGCAAAGAAGCCCGATCATCTTCCGGAAGGAATTGTTTACAAAAATTATTCTGCGTTTGAAGACAAAGGCGATCAGTTGGATCAGGCAAAGAAATTGGTGTTAAAAGGAAAGGTCAACGGTGCAGATGCAGACAAAAGAATGCATGATTTTTATAAAGACTACGTTACGGAAAACCCGGAAATCATAAGAAAAATTATCACAGAAATTTTAGAATCAGATCAGCCTGTTTTATACCACTGTACTGCAGGGAAAGACAGAACCGGAATCACCACCGCTATGATTCTGACAATTTTAAAATTCGATAAAGAAACCATTTATAACGATTATCTTTTATCCAATAATTACAGGGAAAAATTAATTAACAAAAGACTTCATCTCGCCGATAACCTGCATTTTATCTACCCGAAATTAGACATCAAAGTTCTGGAAAAATTAAGCTGGATAGAAACCGGTTATCTGGATGCCGCTTTTAATGAAATTAACAACAAATACGGTTCTATGGATCGATATATTCAAGAGGCTTTGGGAATTTCTGAAAATAAAAGACAGGAATATATTCTTAAGTTTACATATTGA